The following coding sequences lie in one Paracidovorax avenae genomic window:
- the phhA gene encoding phenylalanine 4-monooxygenase — protein sequence MGQAPVVYGQSDRPPRGDYARAGSDYTCAQDYAAYTPQDHETYRRLYARQSALLPGRASEAFIAALPSLGASDRIPRFDEINERLQRATGWEIVGVPGLIPEVPFFTLLANRKFPVTDWIRTPEEFDYIVEPDIFHDLFGHVPLLFNPVFADYVQRYGQGGLKAHGLGACEMLSRLYWYTIEFGLIRERGALRAYGAGILSSSGELEYSVNSPEPQRLPLQLERTMRTRYKIDTYQQTYFVIDSFEQLFAMTEPDFGPVYERLRGQAEFAADEREAVAA from the coding sequence ATGGGACAAGCCCCCGTCGTTTACGGCCAATCCGACCGCCCGCCGCGCGGCGACTACGCCCGCGCCGGCAGCGACTACACCTGCGCGCAGGACTATGCGGCCTATACGCCGCAGGACCACGAGACCTACCGGCGGCTGTACGCCCGCCAGTCGGCGCTGCTGCCCGGCCGTGCGAGCGAGGCCTTCATCGCCGCCCTGCCCTCACTGGGCGCGAGCGACCGCATCCCCCGCTTCGACGAGATCAACGAGCGGCTGCAGCGCGCCACGGGCTGGGAGATCGTGGGCGTTCCGGGCCTGATCCCCGAGGTGCCCTTCTTCACGCTGCTGGCGAACCGCAAGTTCCCGGTGACGGACTGGATCCGCACGCCCGAGGAGTTCGACTACATCGTGGAGCCGGACATCTTCCACGACCTGTTCGGGCACGTACCGCTGCTCTTCAACCCGGTGTTCGCGGACTACGTGCAGCGCTACGGCCAGGGGGGCCTGAAGGCGCACGGGCTCGGTGCCTGCGAGATGCTGTCGCGCCTGTACTGGTACACGATCGAGTTCGGCCTGATCCGCGAACGCGGTGCGCTGCGCGCCTATGGTGCGGGCATCCTCAGTTCTTCCGGCGAACTGGAGTATTCGGTGAACAGCCCCGAGCCGCAGCGCCTGCCGCTGCAGCTGGAGCGCACCATGCGCACGCGCTACAAGATCGACACCTACCAGCAGACGTATTTCGTGATCGACAGCTTCGAGCAGCTGTTCGCGATGACGGAGCCGGATTTCGGGCCGGTGTACGAGCGCCTGCGCGGGCAGGCCGAGTTCGCCGCGGACGAACGCGAGGCGGTGGCAGCCTGA
- a CDS encoding histidine kinase codes for MTSSSVPDSIPPSRAAAWLGRLHPRRNLAAAIGWSMLALVALASLVAGQLAAADAERAERAATQRLMAQFATQVRSGLDMGLRLRVAVLQVTASQIAVSGDQGAQPLRLHLEALRAQFPEFAWLGVTDAGGSIRAAAGVPQGAGPPTSPQAQADALAEPFLGGASGRDGSRGRALDAALPIAHGQVLVAQLSRDWIGRFGHDLLAGLGAQRPPELLLIGPDGSVLTGPAGWIGRDVAGMDLTEGGRFVVGRHGPALPEGRAGWSVAVRQPADIALEGVERLRNTVLLTVLLAGLLAALCAPLLTGWLTRRLNALAQQAQEIREGRRGDIVAPPGRDEVGRIGATLAALVAQLQAEKAALASLNAVLDQRVAERTARIQRMSEEARAAAVTRERLRLARDLHDTLAHSLMALLQQIRLVRKLGDRMGPEDLAAELGRAEEVAASGLAEARAAITQMRHGSVREKGLSAALRDLLARFGERTGLATEFTATGAAADLADERAETLYRIAEEALRNIERHAQARTAAVDLADEAGQAVLRVRDDGRGFDPQAPCAGHYGLVGIREQAALVGAALSIGSRPGAGCELRVAFAP; via the coding sequence ATGACGTCATCTTCTGTTCCCGATTCCATCCCGCCCTCGCGGGCCGCGGCCTGGCTCGGCAGGCTGCATCCGCGGCGCAATCTCGCGGCAGCCATCGGCTGGTCGATGCTGGCCCTCGTCGCTCTGGCCTCCCTGGTGGCGGGCCAGCTGGCCGCCGCCGATGCAGAACGGGCCGAGCGGGCCGCCACCCAGCGCCTCATGGCGCAGTTCGCCACCCAGGTCCGGAGCGGGCTGGACATGGGACTGCGCCTGCGGGTGGCGGTCCTTCAGGTCACGGCATCGCAGATCGCCGTGTCCGGCGACCAGGGTGCGCAGCCGCTGCGGCTGCACCTGGAGGCCCTGCGCGCGCAATTCCCCGAATTCGCCTGGCTCGGCGTAACGGATGCCGGCGGAAGCATCCGCGCCGCGGCCGGCGTGCCCCAGGGCGCAGGTCCGCCGACGTCGCCGCAGGCACAGGCGGATGCCCTCGCGGAGCCGTTCCTCGGCGGTGCCTCCGGCCGCGACGGGTCCCGGGGCCGCGCGCTCGATGCCGCCCTGCCGATCGCGCACGGCCAGGTGCTGGTCGCGCAGCTGTCCCGGGACTGGATCGGACGCTTCGGGCACGACCTGCTGGCAGGCCTGGGAGCCCAGCGCCCGCCCGAGCTGCTGCTGATCGGCCCGGACGGCTCCGTGCTGACCGGGCCCGCCGGCTGGATCGGGCGCGACGTGGCCGGCATGGACCTGACCGAGGGTGGCCGTTTCGTCGTGGGCCGCCATGGCCCCGCCCTGCCGGAGGGCCGCGCCGGCTGGTCGGTGGCGGTGCGGCAGCCGGCGGACATTGCGCTGGAGGGAGTGGAGCGACTGCGCAATACGGTGCTCCTGACCGTGCTGCTGGCCGGCCTGCTGGCAGCGCTCTGCGCCCCGCTGCTGACGGGATGGCTGACGCGCCGGCTGAACGCGCTGGCCCAGCAGGCGCAGGAGATCAGGGAAGGCCGGCGCGGCGACATCGTGGCGCCGCCGGGCCGGGACGAGGTCGGCCGCATCGGCGCGACCCTGGCCGCGCTGGTCGCGCAGCTGCAGGCGGAGAAGGCCGCGCTGGCCTCGCTGAACGCGGTGCTCGACCAGCGCGTCGCAGAACGCACCGCGCGCATCCAGCGCATGTCCGAAGAGGCACGGGCCGCCGCAGTCACCCGCGAGCGGCTGCGCCTGGCGCGGGACCTGCACGACACGCTGGCGCACTCGCTGATGGCCCTGCTGCAGCAGATCCGGCTGGTGCGCAAGCTGGGCGACCGGATGGGTCCGGAGGACCTGGCCGCGGAGCTGGGCCGCGCGGAGGAAGTGGCCGCTTCCGGGTTGGCGGAGGCACGGGCAGCGATCACGCAGATGCGCCACGGCAGCGTGCGCGAGAAGGGGCTGTCCGCCGCCCTGCGGGATCTGCTGGCCCGCTTCGGCGAGCGCACCGGACTGGCCACGGAGTTCACCGCGACGGGCGCCGCGGCCGATCTTGCCGACGAGCGCGCAGAGACGCTATACCGCATCGCCGAGGAGGCGCTGCGCAACATCGAGCGCCACGCACAGGCCCGCACGGCCGCGGTGGACCTGGCGGACGAAGCGGGCCAGGCCGTCCTGCGGGTGCGCGACGACGGCCGGGGGTTCGACCCGCAGGCACCGTGCGCCGGCCACTACGGGCTGGTGGGCATCCGCGAACAGGCGGCCCTCGTCGGTGCCGCGCTGTCGATCGGCAGCCGCCCGGGCGCGGGCTGCGAACTGCGCGTGGCCTTCGCGCCCTGA
- a CDS encoding response regulator, with the protein MSESTPSRAGSLRLLIADDQPLIRRALAMTLGMEPDIEVVGQAVDGQDAIDQAVALAPDVVVMDLQMPRVSGVVATREITGRLPSVRVVVLTTFDHDDLVFEAIRAGARAYLLKDAAEDEVLETIRAVQRGESRLSPAVACKVMEEFRRLAPPPASPATSGAATPRPAADPLEELLTGKEERILQLIADGLSNKQIGAAVFLAEGTVKNYVSRIMEKLHARSRTELAVRAVARRG; encoded by the coding sequence ATGAGCGAATCCACGCCTTCCCGCGCTGGCAGCCTGCGCCTGCTGATCGCGGACGACCAGCCGCTGATCCGGCGCGCGCTGGCCATGACGCTGGGCATGGAGCCCGACATCGAGGTCGTGGGCCAGGCCGTGGATGGCCAGGACGCCATCGACCAGGCGGTCGCGCTGGCGCCGGACGTGGTTGTCATGGACCTGCAGATGCCGCGCGTCAGCGGCGTCGTCGCCACCCGCGAGATCACCGGTCGGCTGCCGTCGGTGCGGGTCGTGGTGCTGACCACCTTCGACCACGACGATCTCGTGTTCGAGGCCATCCGCGCCGGCGCGCGCGCCTACCTGCTCAAGGACGCCGCGGAGGACGAGGTACTGGAGACCATCCGCGCCGTGCAGCGTGGCGAATCGCGCCTGTCGCCGGCCGTGGCCTGCAAGGTGATGGAGGAATTCCGGCGCCTGGCTCCGCCACCGGCGTCGCCGGCTACATCGGGCGCCGCCACGCCCCGGCCGGCGGCCGATCCGCTGGAGGAGCTGCTGACCGGCAAGGAAGAGCGCATCCTGCAGCTCATCGCCGACGGCCTGAGCAACAAGCAGATCGGCGCGGCCGTGTTCCTGGCCGAAGGCACGGTGAAGAACTACGTGAGCCGCATCATGGAAAAGCTGCATGCCCGCAGCCGCACCGAACTGGCGGTGCGCGCCGTGGCACGGCGCGGCTGA
- a CDS encoding general stress protein gives MNAIHRNQANSIVVAVYEAHPQAEEAIRKLAQAGFDMKTISILGKDYHTEENVVGYFNAGDRARFFGTLGAFWGGLAGMLFGSALMFVPVVGHIVVLGPVAATIASGLQGAVLGGGFSALVGALTSLGVPKDSVLRYETALKASKFLVLVHGDAGQVHRAQQVLAAGSSDVQIHGAEAPAIADAAA, from the coding sequence ATGAACGCCATCCACCGCAACCAGGCCAACAGCATCGTCGTCGCCGTCTACGAAGCGCATCCGCAGGCCGAAGAGGCCATCCGCAAGCTCGCGCAGGCCGGGTTCGACATGAAGACCATCTCCATCCTCGGCAAGGACTACCACACGGAGGAGAACGTGGTCGGCTACTTCAATGCCGGCGACCGCGCCAGGTTCTTCGGCACGCTCGGCGCCTTCTGGGGCGGGCTGGCGGGCATGCTCTTCGGATCGGCCCTGATGTTCGTGCCGGTGGTCGGCCACATCGTGGTGCTGGGCCCGGTGGCCGCCACCATCGCCAGCGGCCTCCAGGGCGCCGTGCTGGGCGGCGGCTTCAGCGCGCTGGTGGGTGCGTTGACCTCGCTCGGCGTACCCAAGGATTCGGTGCTGCGCTACGAAACCGCCCTGAAGGCCAGCAAGTTCCTGGTGCTGGTGCACGGCGATGCCGGCCAGGTCCACCGCGCGCAGCAGGTGCTGGCCGCCGGCAGCAGCGACGTGCAGATCCACGGCGCCGAAGCCCCCGCCATCGCCGATGCCGCTGCCTGA